In a single window of the Desulfatiglans anilini DSM 4660 genome:
- a CDS encoding ABC transporter substrate-binding protein, whose amino-acid sequence MKNAIKQLWLVVALIAAASSILLFSDREQRVTDESRQARTYPALAVMQLTSTPLLDDHIAGVFSRLKERGACAPGNRNIRLFNAQGDVSTANAIAREIANGPYELVITSSTVALQTFSKANLTRKKTHVFGAVTDPYGAGVGIEGPEPQQHPPYMAGIGTFQPVRRAIQIAQDMNPALERLGVVWNPGEQCSEACLVQARDICRELGIDLVEAVAANTSEVSEAARSLMTRKPDAVWVGGDTVANASIRLIISLAGEAGIPVFTNDPTDAEKGALFGLGADYFTVGRYTADIAADILEGKSPSAFRIENVIPDMLRLNREVLARLGGRWSLTPSVQALLKEQGGGPDARPAAPEPGRSYHIGLSHFVPAPIFDMAIKGFKDGMRDLGFVEGDNLILSVQHANGDMSFLNQTTADLLLQRPDVLVVMTTACLSSAIAQTEDTNIVFGIVSAPLEGGAGKSFDDHLPNVTGIVQLMPAEELFVWARRLFPEARRIGALYNPSEPNSLKEVDNLKRILDGSRIELVTVAVNHPSEVPEGMRGLLAKGVDLVFAMGDNTIVNAMPAITKACRAEGTPVIAEDVSLMGTGAVLSCAPGPYDYGREIAALTARVLLGESPAGIPFAPCEKNELALDLAAAREAGVTVPVELLERADRFFHVRSSGEAPATVALVNLVENPALDQAIQGVKAALSETGLLDGVDFRMRSYCAQGDMSQLPQILDSVRMDKPDLIVTVSSPVLIAAVQKHFECPLVFTAASDPNELGLFKDGRPGNVCGIHDDPPLGEVLEMVRRHDPGLGAVAIIYDPSQMNALISVKRLRKACEEQRVRILEATASTVSELPVATQAVIDRGARAIVLSADNLVTTGFKAILKVAQAAGVPIYVTDMALIAEGASGGVGDSYFEWGRQSGRLAAKVLAGVPPSRLPVRPTAAHTRVEPAEKAVSRAKTPFKLRLVLYCETYSSEHCRNGLLDGLKKAGLVENRDYALREFNAQGDMSTLSSIMTAVRADRVDLLMAVSTPTLQAALRQAGPETKIVFTGVGDGVSAGAGKSEADHLPNVTGITTRSPFEGMARIVRESLPGIQRAGTLFTPAEVNSVFYKDALAEALEKEGIELVSVPVTSSAEVAQGAVDLCGKDIQALVQIPDNLTRPGFALIARKAGERDLPVYVFDTDQMKEGGVLALARDYYDAGLEAAEIAVRILRGADPKDIAFSNTRSEKLIVNSGLVRRFGLHLSEETMRKATLYPAGDSD is encoded by the coding sequence ATGAAAAACGCGATCAAACAACTGTGGCTTGTCGTTGCCCTCATTGCGGCGGCCTCCTCGATCCTGCTGTTCTCAGACCGTGAACAGCGCGTAACGGATGAAAGCCGCCAGGCACGCACCTATCCTGCGCTCGCCGTCATGCAACTCACCTCGACGCCTCTCCTGGACGACCATATCGCGGGAGTTTTCTCCCGGCTGAAGGAGAGGGGCGCCTGCGCGCCCGGCAACCGGAACATCCGTCTCTTCAATGCGCAGGGGGATGTCAGCACAGCCAACGCCATCGCCCGGGAAATCGCCAACGGACCCTATGAACTCGTCATTACCTCGAGCACCGTCGCCCTGCAGACCTTTTCCAAAGCCAACCTCACGCGGAAGAAGACCCACGTATTCGGCGCCGTCACCGACCCATACGGCGCCGGGGTCGGCATCGAGGGTCCGGAGCCGCAGCAGCACCCCCCCTACATGGCGGGCATCGGCACGTTCCAGCCCGTTCGGCGGGCCATTCAGATCGCCCAGGACATGAACCCGGCCCTCGAACGCCTCGGAGTGGTCTGGAACCCGGGCGAGCAGTGCTCGGAGGCCTGTCTCGTTCAGGCCCGCGATATCTGCCGCGAGCTGGGGATCGATCTCGTCGAAGCGGTTGCCGCCAACACCTCCGAGGTCTCCGAGGCCGCCCGGTCATTGATGACCAGGAAGCCGGACGCCGTCTGGGTCGGGGGGGACACCGTGGCCAACGCCTCCATCCGGCTCATCATCAGCCTCGCCGGCGAGGCCGGCATCCCGGTCTTCACCAACGACCCGACCGACGCCGAAAAGGGGGCGCTCTTCGGGCTCGGCGCGGACTACTTCACCGTCGGCCGCTACACGGCCGACATCGCGGCGGACATCCTCGAAGGAAAAAGCCCGTCGGCATTCCGCATCGAGAATGTCATCCCGGATATGCTTCGCCTCAATCGGGAGGTCCTGGCAAGACTGGGCGGACGGTGGTCCCTCACGCCCTCCGTTCAAGCGCTTCTGAAAGAGCAGGGCGGAGGCCCCGACGCAAGGCCCGCCGCGCCGGAGCCCGGCAGATCGTACCACATCGGCCTGAGTCATTTCGTTCCCGCCCCCATTTTCGACATGGCCATCAAAGGTTTCAAGGACGGCATGCGTGACCTGGGCTTCGTGGAAGGAGACAACCTGATCCTGTCGGTCCAGCACGCCAACGGCGATATGTCCTTCCTGAATCAGACGACGGCCGACCTCCTGCTGCAGCGGCCGGACGTGCTCGTCGTCATGACCACGGCCTGCCTCAGCAGTGCGATCGCCCAGACAGAGGATACGAACATCGTTTTCGGCATCGTCTCCGCGCCGCTCGAGGGCGGCGCGGGAAAAAGCTTCGATGACCACCTGCCCAACGTGACCGGGATCGTTCAGCTGATGCCCGCCGAAGAACTGTTCGTGTGGGCGCGCAGGCTGTTTCCGGAGGCCAGACGCATCGGCGCGCTCTACAACCCCTCGGAGCCCAACTCGCTCAAGGAGGTGGACAACCTGAAGCGCATCCTGGACGGCAGCCGGATCGAACTCGTGACCGTCGCGGTCAACCACCCGAGTGAAGTCCCCGAGGGGATGCGCGGGCTCTTGGCGAAGGGGGTCGATCTCGTGTTCGCCATGGGCGACAACACGATCGTGAACGCGATGCCCGCCATCACGAAGGCCTGCCGCGCGGAGGGCACCCCGGTCATCGCCGAGGACGTCTCCCTCATGGGGACGGGGGCCGTCCTGTCCTGTGCGCCCGGCCCCTACGACTACGGCCGGGAGATCGCCGCCCTGACCGCGCGCGTCCTCCTCGGGGAGTCCCCCGCCGGCATCCCCTTCGCCCCTTGCGAAAAGAACGAACTGGCCCTCGACCTGGCGGCGGCGCGGGAGGCGGGTGTCACCGTCCCGGTCGAACTCCTCGAGCGGGCCGACCGGTTTTTCCATGTCCGCTCGAGCGGAGAGGCCCCGGCGACGGTCGCGCTGGTCAACCTCGTGGAGAACCCCGCCCTCGACCAGGCCATCCAGGGTGTGAAGGCCGCCTTGTCCGAGACGGGCCTGCTCGACGGGGTCGACTTCCGGATGAGGTCTTACTGCGCGCAAGGCGACATGTCCCAGCTGCCGCAGATCCTGGACAGTGTGCGGATGGACAAGCCCGATCTGATCGTCACGGTTTCCTCCCCCGTCCTCATCGCCGCCGTTCAGAAACATTTCGAGTGCCCCCTCGTTTTCACCGCTGCGAGCGACCCGAACGAACTCGGCCTCTTCAAGGACGGCCGTCCCGGCAACGTGTGCGGCATCCACGACGATCCCCCGCTGGGCGAAGTGCTCGAGATGGTGAGACGGCACGATCCAGGCCTCGGCGCCGTGGCGATCATCTACGACCCGTCCCAGATGAACGCCCTGATCTCCGTGAAGCGGCTCAGGAAGGCCTGCGAGGAGCAGCGCGTCCGCATCCTCGAGGCCACGGCGTCCACCGTCTCCGAACTCCCGGTGGCCACGCAGGCGGTCATCGACCGCGGCGCCCGGGCGATCGTCCTTTCGGCGGACAACCTCGTCACCACGGGGTTCAAGGCGATCCTCAAAGTGGCCCAGGCCGCCGGCGTCCCGATCTATGTCACGGATATGGCGCTGATCGCGGAGGGAGCGAGCGGAGGCGTGGGGGACAGTTATTTCGAGTGGGGGCGGCAGTCCGGGCGGCTGGCTGCGAAGGTCCTGGCCGGTGTGCCTCCATCCCGTCTGCCCGTCAGGCCCACCGCGGCCCACACGCGCGTCGAACCGGCGGAAAAAGCGGTATCCAGGGCCAAGACGCCCTTCAAGCTCCGCCTCGTCCTTTACTGTGAAACGTATTCATCGGAGCACTGCCGCAACGGGCTCCTCGATGGGCTCAAGAAGGCCGGCCTCGTCGAAAACCGGGACTATGCGCTGCGCGAGTTCAACGCGCAGGGGGATATGTCGACCCTCTCGAGCATCATGACGGCCGTCAGGGCGGACCGCGTCGACCTGCTCATGGCGGTGTCGACGCCGACCTTGCAGGCGGCGCTGCGCCAGGCAGGGCCTGAGACGAAGATCGTTTTTACGGGGGTGGGCGATGGCGTCTCCGCCGGCGCGGGGAAGAGCGAGGCGGATCACCTGCCGAACGTGACCGGCATCACTACCCGTTCCCCCTTCGAGGGGATGGCCCGGATCGTCAGGGAGAGTCTGCCGGGGATCCAGCGCGCGGGGACGCTTTTCACCCCCGCTGAGGTCAACAGCGTGTTTTACAAGGACGCGCTGGCGGAGGCCCTCGAAAAGGAGGGCATCGAACTGGTCTCCGTCCCGGTGACGAGCAGCGCCGAGGTGGCGCAGGGGGCCGTCGATCTATGCGGCAAGGATATCCAGGCCCTGGTGCAGATCCCGGACAACCTGACCCGGCCCGGTTTCGCTCTGATCGCCCGCAAGGCCGGCGAAAGGGATCTGCCCGTCTATGTGTTCGACACCGACCAGATGAAGGAGGGGGGTGTGCTGGCTCTTGCCCGGGATTATTACGACGCCGGGCTGGAGGCGGCCGAAATCGCCGTCCGCATCCTGCGCGGCGCAGACCCGAAAGACATTGCTTTCAGCAATACCCGTTCGGAGAAGCTGATCGTCAACTCCGGCCTGGTCCGCCGGTTCGGGCTCCATCTCAGCGAGGAAACGATGCGCAAAGCCACGCTTTACCCAGCGGGCGATTCCGATTGA
- a CDS encoding STAS domain-containing protein, with translation MNLRHETRGEYMLITVEGKLDASWADYFTDTLLGHIRNGCHHLVVDASGLAFLSSAGIRSLLQIYKALNTVHGSFRIIHPAAFVEQVLRTAGFQVLLADGPPEDMPSSETAGAVEAAEDAGIQEFTLEEGASLTLFHAAGWRPWRRVEAAGCKSFIFSEDVCALGIGSSAADFESARSQFGEFVAAAGNVVYQPPDEQGHPDYLISEGDYVPEMCCIHCLGFSGAMGRLIRFAPADKAPFCTVSALMGHILARTGGKAAGFVAIGEIEGLVGAALIRSPGELDAEREIVFPEIREWISFCGERSHAHQLALLAGVVCKREGARGGGLLAPLPSHPDAAVHVHAAVFPYQPLQNGRIALEPTIRKCFSGPPPLAVMHLVDDARPAVGLGESALVRGACWFGPLENPEVLS, from the coding sequence ATGAATCTGCGGCATGAAACACGGGGTGAATACATGCTCATCACGGTCGAAGGAAAGCTCGACGCATCCTGGGCGGACTATTTCACCGACACCCTCCTCGGGCATATCCGGAACGGCTGCCACCACCTGGTTGTCGATGCCTCGGGGCTCGCGTTCCTGAGCTCCGCCGGCATCCGGTCCCTGCTTCAGATCTACAAGGCGTTGAACACGGTCCACGGCAGCTTCCGGATCATCCACCCTGCCGCTTTCGTCGAGCAGGTCCTGCGAACGGCCGGGTTTCAGGTTCTGCTCGCGGACGGCCCACCGGAGGACATGCCGTCTTCGGAAACGGCGGGCGCCGTCGAAGCGGCGGAAGATGCCGGTATCCAGGAGTTCACGCTGGAGGAGGGCGCCTCCCTGACGCTCTTCCATGCGGCGGGCTGGCGCCCCTGGCGGCGGGTGGAGGCGGCCGGCTGCAAAAGCTTCATTTTCTCGGAGGATGTCTGTGCGCTGGGGATCGGCAGTTCGGCCGCGGATTTCGAGTCCGCCCGAAGCCAGTTCGGGGAGTTCGTGGCGGCCGCCGGAAACGTCGTGTACCAGCCTCCGGACGAACAGGGGCACCCGGATTATCTCATCTCGGAAGGGGATTACGTCCCCGAGATGTGCTGCATCCACTGCCTTGGTTTCAGCGGCGCGATGGGGCGGCTCATCCGTTTTGCCCCCGCTGATAAGGCGCCCTTCTGCACGGTTTCAGCTCTGATGGGGCATATCCTGGCCCGCACGGGCGGGAAGGCGGCGGGTTTCGTCGCCATCGGGGAGATCGAAGGCCTGGTGGGCGCCGCCCTCATCCGATCTCCCGGAGAGCTCGACGCGGAGCGCGAGATCGTTTTCCCCGAGATCCGCGAGTGGATTTCCTTCTGCGGCGAGCGGTCGCACGCGCACCAACTGGCTCTCCTGGCGGGTGTCGTCTGCAAGAGGGAGGGCGCTCGCGGCGGGGGTCTGCTGGCGCCTCTGCCCTCGCATCCGGATGCCGCTGTCCACGTCCACGCGGCGGTCTTCCCCTATCAGCCGTTGCAGAACGGCCGGATCGCCCTCGAGCCGACGATCCGGAAATGCTTCAGCGGTCCGCCTCCCCTCGCGGTGATGCATCTCGTCGATGACGCCCGCCCGGCGGTCGGCCTGGGGGAAAGCGCCCTGGTCCGCGGGGCCTGCTGGTTCGGACCTCTCGAAAACCCGGAGGTGTTGTCATGA
- a CDS encoding ABC transporter permease → MSLVIGAFTMGLILALLSLGMLISFRMIRFTDITVDGSITLGASLSAVLIVQGWSPWLAALASLLAGSAAGAVTGLLHARFKIQEILSGILVMTALYSVNLRIMGRSNIPLLDVETVSSGAERILGGLGSGASRVNLFGWPVPLGDLAVFGSSAAICLLIGLLLYRFLLTHYGTALRAAGGNPQMVRAQGVNNQTMVVVSLALANGLVALSGSLLAQYQGFADVQMGIGMMVWGLASIIIGEALVGRAGIGLTITGVVLGTILFRLLIAIALRWGLNPNDLKLVTAFFVFAALVAPGWFRSLGRKVTGGLRHA, encoded by the coding sequence ATGAGCCTGGTGATCGGCGCCTTTACGATGGGGCTCATCCTCGCGCTGCTCTCGCTCGGGATGCTGATCAGTTTCCGGATGATCCGATTCACCGACATCACGGTGGACGGCTCCATCACCCTGGGGGCCTCCCTCTCGGCGGTCCTCATCGTTCAGGGCTGGTCTCCATGGCTGGCGGCCCTGGCATCCCTCCTCGCCGGATCTGCGGCGGGGGCGGTCACGGGGCTCCTGCACGCCCGGTTCAAGATCCAGGAGATCCTCTCGGGCATCCTCGTGATGACGGCGCTTTATTCCGTCAACCTGCGCATCATGGGGCGGAGCAACATCCCGCTCCTGGACGTGGAGACCGTGTCGAGCGGGGCCGAGCGCATCCTGGGCGGCCTGGGCAGCGGCGCCTCCCGGGTGAATCTCTTTGGATGGCCTGTACCCCTCGGTGATCTGGCCGTCTTTGGGAGCAGCGCGGCCATTTGTCTGTTGATCGGGTTGCTGCTCTACCGCTTCCTCCTCACCCATTACGGCACCGCCCTGCGGGCCGCGGGCGGCAATCCGCAGATGGTCCGGGCGCAGGGGGTCAACAACCAGACGATGGTGGTGGTCAGCCTGGCGTTGGCCAACGGTCTGGTGGCGCTGTCCGGTTCGCTGCTGGCCCAGTACCAGGGTTTTGCCGACGTCCAGATGGGCATCGGGATGATGGTCTGGGGGCTGGCGAGCATCATCATCGGGGAGGCGCTCGTGGGGCGGGCCGGGATCGGCTTGACCATCACCGGCGTGGTCCTCGGCACGATCCTCTTCAGGCTCCTCATCGCGATCGCCCTTCGCTGGGGCCTCAACCCGAACGACCTCAAGCTCGTCACGGCCTTTTTCGTCTTCGCGGCGCTGGTGGCCCCGGGATGGTTCCGGTCTCTCGGCCGGAAGGTCACGGGAGGGCTTCGCCATGCTTGA
- a CDS encoding FAD binding domain-containing protein, producing MTLFFRRLPPFDYLKPEGIEEALAFMQGNPVGTFRVYAGGTDVLPKIKRRTDPVPQTLIDLKGVMGLDYVTAEKDGGLRIGALASINAVAESEAVKSRFPMLHQAAFSIASHQIRNRGTIVGNLCNAVPSADSAPALLCLEARVLCAGPRGERVVELNRFFTGPGKTVLEPDELVKEIHVPPAEGRGVYIKLSPRSRMDLAVVGVAALAETRDAAFSKVRVGLGAVAPAPIRAGRCETFLEGRPVSDEVIAEAAKIAADESRPIDDHRASAEYRRLMVEVLVKRALRQVSSSQG from the coding sequence ATGACACTTTTTTTCAGACGGCTGCCGCCATTCGACTACCTCAAACCCGAGGGAATCGAAGAAGCATTGGCTTTTATGCAGGGGAATCCTGTCGGAACGTTCCGTGTCTATGCAGGCGGCACGGACGTGTTACCGAAAATCAAACGGAGAACCGACCCGGTGCCTCAAACCCTGATCGATCTGAAGGGCGTGATGGGACTCGACTATGTCACCGCTGAAAAGGACGGAGGTTTGCGGATCGGCGCCCTTGCCTCGATCAATGCCGTTGCAGAGTCCGAAGCAGTGAAAAGTCGTTTTCCTATGCTACACCAAGCCGCATTCAGCATCGCTTCCCATCAGATCCGCAACCGCGGAACCATCGTCGGGAACCTCTGCAATGCCGTTCCTTCCGCTGACTCTGCTCCGGCGCTGCTTTGCCTGGAGGCGCGGGTCCTGTGCGCCGGCCCGCGTGGTGAACGGGTCGTCGAACTGAATCGATTTTTTACCGGTCCGGGTAAGACAGTTCTCGAACCGGATGAACTCGTCAAGGAGATTCATGTCCCCCCGGCTGAAGGGCGAGGCGTCTACATCAAGCTCTCACCCCGCAGCCGCATGGATCTAGCCGTTGTAGGCGTAGCCGCTTTGGCGGAGACGCGCGATGCAGCGTTCTCGAAAGTCCGCGTGGGACTGGGCGCTGTCGCTCCTGCACCGATCCGGGCCGGCCGATGTGAGACGTTCCTCGAGGGCCGGCCCGTGAGTGATGAGGTGATTGCGGAGGCGGCGAAAATCGCCGCCGATGAATCGAGACCGATCGACGACCACCGTGCATCGGCTGAGTACCGCCGCTTGATGGTGGAGGTCCTGGTCAAGCGGGCCCTAAGACAGGTGTCCTCGAGTCAGGGATGA
- a CDS encoding ABC transporter ATP-binding protein has protein sequence MLEIRGVSKTFFPNTANEVKALQDVSVHIEAGCFTAIIGTNGSGKSTLLNAVAGTFELDAGRILLDGRDVTRWPEYRRAAFIGRVFQNPFAGTAADMTIAENIAIALKRGGHRPLRRAVTHAFRDGVADRVRTLKMGLEDRLDNPIGTLSGGQRQALTLLMATWTRPKLLLLDEHTAALDPKSAAKVAELTKGIIDEQNLTALMVTHSMQQAVDLPDRIVMMHRGRIVEDYQRERKHRVRAPDLIATFDRIQKRELFDDSVADILATQYS, from the coding sequence ATGCTTGAGATCAGGGGCGTGTCGAAAACCTTCTTTCCCAATACGGCCAATGAGGTGAAGGCGCTCCAGGACGTGAGCGTCCATATCGAAGCGGGGTGCTTCACCGCCATCATCGGCACGAACGGCTCCGGGAAGAGCACCCTCCTCAATGCGGTCGCGGGCACCTTCGAACTCGATGCCGGTCGAATCCTGCTGGACGGCCGCGACGTGACCCGCTGGCCGGAGTACCGGCGGGCGGCCTTCATCGGGCGCGTCTTCCAGAATCCCTTCGCCGGGACGGCGGCGGACATGACCATCGCGGAGAATATCGCCATCGCCCTCAAGCGGGGGGGACACAGGCCCCTGCGCCGGGCCGTCACCCACGCCTTCCGCGATGGAGTTGCCGACCGGGTCCGCACACTGAAGATGGGCCTCGAAGACCGGCTGGACAATCCGATCGGGACCCTCTCGGGCGGGCAGCGGCAGGCCTTGACCCTCCTCATGGCCACCTGGACGCGCCCGAAGCTCCTGCTCCTGGATGAACACACAGCCGCCCTCGACCCGAAGAGCGCCGCGAAGGTGGCGGAGCTGACCAAAGGGATCATCGACGAGCAGAACCTGACCGCCCTCATGGTGACGCACTCCATGCAGCAGGCCGTCGACCTTCCCGACCGGATCGTGATGATGCACCGCGGCCGGATCGTCGAGGACTATCAGCGGGAGCGCAAGCACCGCGTCCGCGCCCCCGACCTCATCGCCACCTTCGACCGCATCCAGAAGCGCGAACTCTTCGATGATTCCGTCGCCGACATCCTCGCCACCCAATACTCTTAA
- a CDS encoding TetR/AcrR family transcriptional regulator, with protein sequence MDKRDRICDKALELFLRDGYEQTPLSRVAKALGLSKAGLYHYFSSKEELLFQIHERQMERTFIPVLEKAEKIADPTERVAFFMREYILHAMTQDPSVRVVVHETQNLARTHRARIDRVWRRGFDLIRNALLEMKAAGKAKDVNMTFATFGALGMCSWIFYWFDYSRQESARELADTYVEIFLRGLSK encoded by the coding sequence TTGGATAAACGGGACAGAATCTGTGACAAGGCGCTTGAGCTGTTTCTGAGGGATGGCTATGAACAGACCCCTTTGTCGCGTGTCGCCAAGGCATTGGGTTTGAGCAAGGCCGGGCTGTACCATTATTTCAGCAGCAAGGAAGAACTCCTCTTCCAGATTCATGAAAGGCAGATGGAGCGGACGTTCATTCCTGTCCTGGAAAAGGCGGAGAAAATCGCGGACCCGACGGAACGAGTAGCGTTTTTCATGCGGGAGTATATCCTGCATGCTATGACTCAAGACCCCTCCGTACGCGTGGTTGTTCATGAAACCCAAAATCTTGCAAGGACGCACCGCGCCAGGATCGACCGCGTTTGGAGAAGGGGCTTCGATTTGATCCGAAATGCCCTTCTCGAAATGAAGGCCGCGGGAAAAGCCAAAGATGTGAACATGACTTTTGCCACCTTCGGCGCCCTGGGAATGTGTAGTTGGATCTTTTACTGGTTCGATTACTCCCGGCAGGAATCAGCACGTGAACTAGCCGATACCTATGTTGAAATCTTTCTGCGGGGGTTGTCGAAATAG
- a CDS encoding MBL fold metallo-hydrolase RNA specificity domain-containing protein, with protein sequence MQNARITHLGGEKTVTGSCHLLQASGIAILIDCGSTQGTDTVVPMDQWPVHPADIPFLFLTHAHIDHIGRVLGLIQRGFRGEILCTHATKALLVPMLEDALSFTHLSRRQMEHLLEELDELCWGFEYQETFDLRKGIRFTLGRAGHILGSCWIRFDLPGGESIVFSGDLGARGTPILPDPDIPAPCDLLVLESTYGDRRHEDRTNRLQQLQNILQRALSDNGKVLIPAFALGRTQELIYEMDRLFSDPAGIFSERGSRVPVCIDTPLGLKITRIHAELSEYWSDEAQGRLKQGDHPLSFDRLYGVETYEEHQRLLEFKGPAIVIAGSGMCTGGRIIDHLKAQLPNPATDVLFVGYQAAGTPGRVILQTLEGGKREVVLDGKPVPVLAAVHQLGGYSGHADQQELLEWVKAVQPGAVKLVHGEPGPQRALRELLDGLDGGRTKLCV encoded by the coding sequence ATGCAAAATGCACGAATCACCCATCTTGGCGGCGAAAAGACGGTCACCGGATCTTGCCATCTGCTACAGGCCAGCGGAATCGCCATCCTCATCGACTGTGGATCGACACAAGGGACTGATACGGTCGTACCTATGGATCAATGGCCTGTGCATCCAGCCGATATTCCATTTTTATTTCTTACGCACGCCCATATCGATCACATCGGGCGGGTGCTTGGGCTGATCCAGCGAGGTTTCCGGGGGGAAATCCTCTGCACCCATGCCACCAAGGCATTGTTGGTGCCAATGCTGGAAGACGCCTTGAGCTTCACCCATCTCTCACGCCGGCAGATGGAGCATCTGCTCGAGGAACTGGATGAGCTTTGCTGGGGGTTTGAGTACCAGGAGACCTTCGATTTACGCAAGGGCATCCGTTTTACTCTTGGGCGTGCCGGACACATCCTTGGCTCGTGCTGGATCCGTTTCGACCTGCCAGGTGGTGAAAGCATCGTTTTTTCAGGGGATCTCGGCGCGCGCGGCACGCCCATCCTGCCTGATCCGGATATACCGGCGCCCTGTGATCTGCTGGTGCTCGAATCGACTTACGGCGACCGCCGCCACGAGGATCGCACCAACCGCCTCCAGCAATTGCAGAATATTCTCCAGCGGGCCTTGTCCGACAACGGCAAAGTCCTCATTCCCGCCTTCGCATTGGGGCGTACCCAGGAACTGATCTATGAAATGGACCGCCTGTTTTCGGATCCTGCAGGCATCTTTTCTGAAAGAGGCAGCCGTGTTCCGGTATGCATCGATACCCCGCTCGGCCTCAAGATCACCCGAATCCATGCCGAGCTTTCGGAGTATTGGAGCGATGAGGCCCAGGGCCGCCTAAAACAGGGTGATCATCCCCTCAGCTTCGATCGACTCTACGGGGTGGAGACCTATGAAGAGCATCAAAGGCTGCTTGAGTTCAAGGGGCCGGCCATTGTAATCGCCGGCAGCGGCATGTGCACGGGCGGCCGCATCATCGACCATCTCAAGGCTCAACTGCCCAACCCCGCGACCGATGTCCTTTTTGTCGGGTATCAGGCCGCGGGAACCCCTGGCAGAGTCATCCTCCAGACCCTGGAAGGGGGCAAGCGCGAGGTTGTGCTGGATGGCAAGCCCGTTCCCGTGCTGGCTGCCGTCCATCAGCTCGGCGGGTACTCCGGCCACGCAGATCAGCAGGAATTGCTCGAATGGGTAAAAGCCGTCCAACCAGGCGCCGTGAAACTGGTGCACGGCGAACCCGGCCCCCAGCGCGCCCTTCGCGAACTGCTCGATGGGCTCGATGGGGGTCGGACCAAACTATGTGTTTGA
- a CDS encoding DMT family transporter encodes MAILFVLLWSTGFIGAKFGLPYAEPFTFLLIRFWLVAAILLVLSLVTHSTWPRSPREIIHLVVTGLLIHAVFLSGVFSCIYSGVPAGITALIVGMQPVLTAIAAGPLLGETVRRRQWLGLVLGMIGVALVVQNKLLLGPEYVKGFVWSCAALLGITAGTLYQKKFCSMTDLRTGTLVQYTAAGIALAVAAPFSESMAVAWTGEFLFALLWLSLVLSVGAIFLLYTLIRKGKASSVAGLFYLVPPCTSLIAYFLFGETLTLYSICGMIIAVVGVALVIR; translated from the coding sequence ATTGCGATCCTTTTCGTACTCCTATGGAGCACCGGTTTTATCGGCGCTAAATTCGGACTGCCCTATGCCGAACCTTTTACCTTCCTCCTGATAAGATTCTGGCTGGTGGCCGCCATTTTATTGGTGCTATCCCTCGTCACCCATTCCACCTGGCCTCGAAGCCCCCGCGAAATCATTCATCTCGTCGTAACCGGCCTCCTCATTCATGCCGTTTTCTTGAGCGGCGTCTTTTCATGCATCTACAGCGGCGTCCCAGCCGGCATCACTGCTCTCATTGTAGGAATGCAGCCTGTGCTGACCGCCATCGCAGCCGGACCCCTGCTGGGCGAAACGGTGCGCCGCCGCCAATGGCTGGGGCTGGTGCTCGGAATGATCGGGGTAGCCCTGGTCGTACAAAACAAGCTGCTTCTCGGCCCTGAATACGTCAAGGGCTTCGTCTGGAGCTGCGCTGCGCTCCTGGGGATCACCGCCGGGACCCTTTATCAGAAAAAATTCTGCAGCATGACCGATCTTCGAACCGGCACCCTGGTTCAATACACCGCAGCCGGCATTGCACTGGCGGTGGCAGCTCCCTTCTCCGAATCCATGGCGGTCGCCTGGACCGGAGAATTCCTATTTGCGCTGCTTTGGCTCAGCCTCGTCCTTTCCGTTGGGGCGATCTTCCTCCTGTACACGCTTATCCGCAAGGGGAAGGCATCCTCGGTGGCAGGGCTTTTCTACCTGGTTCCACCGTGCACCTCTCTGATCGCCTATTTTCTTTTCGGAGAAACCCTTACCCTCTATTCCATCTGCGGCATGATTATCGCCGTAGTCGGGGTGGCGCTTGTCATCCGATGA